The sequence CGCTGCACGAGCTCGCCGATGTAGCGGATGTTGGCGTTCTGCAGGCAGTTCGCCGAGCGCACCGACAGCTCGAGCTCGTCGACCGAGCGGAACAGGTGCGGGTTCAGCGACTCACCGACCTCGTGCGCCTGCGGCGCCGCTTCCGTCGGCTCGTCGAAGTTGATGAAGATCGAGAGCTGGTCCTTCAGGATCTTCGCGCCGAACGCGATCGCGTCGGCGGGCGCGACCGAGCCGTCGGTCCACACCTCGAGGCTGAGGCGGTCGAAGTCCGTCTCGCGGCCGACGCGCGCCGGCGTGACGGTGTAGTTCACGCGGCGCACGGGCGTGAAGATCGAGTCGATCGGGATCGTGCCGATCGGCTGATCCTCGACCTTGTTCTTCTCCGCCGGGCGATAGCCCTTGCCGAGATCGATCGTGCACTCGAGGTCGAACTCGGCGCCGCCGGTGAGCGTCGCGAGCTTGTGATCGGGGTTCATCACCTCGATCGTCGAGTCCTCGGCGGCGAGCTCCGCGGCCGTGACGACCCCGGTTCCGCTGCGGCGGATGCGCACCGTCTTCGGGCCGCCCGCGTTGAGGCGCAGCCGCACTTCCTTGAGGTTCAGGATGATGTCGCTCACGTCTTCGAGCACGCCGGGCACGGTCGAGAACTCGTGCTGGACACCGGCCACGCGCACCGACGTGATCGCGGCGCCTTGCAGCGACGAGAGCAGCACGCGGCGCAGCGAGTTGCCGAGCGTCTGGCCGAAGCCGCGCTCGAGCGGCTCGCAGGCGAAGCGGCCGTAGCGCTCGGACGTCTCCTCGGCTTCCTGCTCGAGGCGGCGCGGGCGGATCAGCTGTCGCCAATTGCGAGCGATCAGTTCTTGCTGCATGCGAAGTTCCCCCTAATCAGTGGGTCAGGCGGATCGTGCCCCTCGATCTCGACGAGATCGCGCGGGCGGTTAGCGCGAGTAGAGCTCGACGATCAGCTGCTCTTCGATCGGCATCGTCACGTCTTCGCGGACCGGGAGCGCCTTCACCGTGCCGGTGAAGCTCTCCTTCTCGATCTCGAGCCAGCCCGGAACCGCGCGGCTCTCGAGCGCCTCGAGCGCGCCGACGATGCGCGCGATCTGCCGCGAGCTCTCGCGCAGCACGATCTTGTTGTTGGGCCGCACGATGAACGACGGGATCGTGACGGTGCGGCCGTTCACGGCGAAGTGGCCGTGCTGCACGAGCTGGCGCGCTTCGGCGCGCGAGGTCGCGAAGCCGAGCCGGAACACCACGTTGTCCAGCCGGCGCTCGAGCAGCTGCAGCAGGTTTTCACCCGCGCGGCCCTTCATGCGCGAGGCCTTGGCCATCGTGCCGGAGAACTGCTGCTCGAGCAGTCCGTACATGCGCTTCACCTTCTGCTTCTCGCGCAGCTGCACGCCGTACTCGGTGAGGCGCGGCTTGTTCTGGCCGTGCTGACCGGGCGCGTACTGGCGCTTGTCGACCGAGCATTTGTCGCTGAAGCAGCGGTCGCCCTTCAGGAAGAGCTTCGTGCCTTCGCGGCGGCAGAGCCGGCAGGCGGGACCTGTGTAACGAGCCATCGCTTACCTCAGACGCGGCGCCGCTTGGGCGGGCGGCAGCC is a genomic window of Deltaproteobacteria bacterium containing:
- a CDS encoding DNA-directed RNA polymerase subunit alpha → MQQELIARNWRQLIRPRRLEQEAEETSERYGRFACEPLERGFGQTLGNSLRRVLLSSLQGAAITSVRVAGVQHEFSTVPGVLEDVSDIILNLKEVRLRLNAGGPKTVRIRRSGTGVVTAAELAAEDSTIEVMNPDHKLATLTGGAEFDLECTIDLGKGYRPAEKNKVEDQPIGTIPIDSIFTPVRRVNYTVTPARVGRETDFDRLSLEVWTDGSVAPADAIAFGAKILKDQLSIFINFDEPTEAAPQAHEVGESLNPHLFRSVDELELSVRSANCLQNANIRYIGELVQRTESEMLKTKNFGRKSLNEIKEVLASMGLSLGMTLENFPSRKELEQRAREREG
- the rpsD gene encoding 30S ribosomal protein S4, which encodes MARYTGPACRLCRREGTKLFLKGDRCFSDKCSVDKRQYAPGQHGQNKPRLTEYGVQLREKQKVKRMYGLLEQQFSGTMAKASRMKGRAGENLLQLLERRLDNVVFRLGFATSRAEARQLVQHGHFAVNGRTVTIPSFIVRPNNKIVLRESSRQIARIVGALEALESRAVPGWLEIEKESFTGTVKALPVREDVTMPIEEQLIVELYSR